One stretch of Paenibacillus sp. FSL R5-0341 DNA includes these proteins:
- a CDS encoding DUF1593 domain-containing protein, whose translation MNKRKWLNGFAAGCLSIILVISGCATKAPQTASDTPNQATEQTENETQEPANNQAAKGRTVITTDGEVDDMNSVIRFLLYSNEMDLAGIVLTSSVYHYAGDEEAGIKPFRWTGTQWVYDMIDAYGEIYPNLSKHAEGYPEPEQLRAMTKIGNISDKGEMEKETEGSEFLETLFLDNDSRDLIVQTWGGTNTTARALKSIEEQYKDTAEWDTIRKKVSDKLVLYIILDQDDSYNEYIAKNWPDIRILNDQSNFWHFAYAWKMHAEEVNSKLHGDWMVKNILDGHGKLMDMYASMGDGKMIEGELAEEQRGSAEYLKNNPQYDKYDFISEGDSPSFFYLIDNGLRSMEDPSYGGWGGRFGVVNDKLFRNNVLDYDPYTKRYEAEYSLMRWFDDVQDDFAARADWAVADTYEGANHNPSLTIKEGLDLSVSPGEEVTLHAEGTDPDGDQLTYTWWRYFEADTYEDSKVEQNKVQPEMAGDLQLGLHRDLAKDEQVDTIKLQGSDTEAVTFTIPDDAKSGDTIHIVAEVQDDGEHQLKHYQRVILTVK comes from the coding sequence ATGAACAAGAGAAAATGGTTAAACGGTTTTGCCGCAGGTTGTCTCAGTATCATTCTGGTGATTAGTGGATGCGCAACCAAAGCACCGCAAACCGCGAGTGACACACCGAATCAGGCAACAGAGCAGACGGAAAATGAAACCCAGGAACCTGCAAACAACCAAGCTGCCAAAGGCAGAACGGTGATTACAACCGACGGTGAAGTGGATGATATGAACTCGGTCATTCGTTTCCTCCTGTATTCGAATGAGATGGATCTCGCCGGCATTGTACTGACCAGCTCCGTGTATCATTATGCTGGAGACGAGGAAGCGGGGATCAAACCGTTCCGCTGGACAGGCACACAGTGGGTGTACGACATGATCGATGCCTATGGCGAGATCTATCCGAACTTGTCCAAACATGCGGAGGGTTATCCGGAGCCGGAACAGCTTCGAGCGATGACCAAGATCGGGAATATTTCCGATAAAGGGGAGATGGAGAAGGAAACCGAAGGTTCCGAATTCCTCGAAACTCTTTTCCTCGACAATGATTCCCGAGATCTGATTGTTCAGACATGGGGTGGTACCAATACCACAGCCCGAGCGCTGAAATCGATTGAGGAACAGTACAAAGACACGGCTGAGTGGGATACGATTCGCAAAAAAGTCAGCGACAAACTGGTCCTGTATATCATTCTCGATCAGGATGACAGCTACAACGAATACATTGCGAAGAATTGGCCGGATATCCGTATTCTCAATGACCAATCGAACTTCTGGCATTTTGCCTATGCATGGAAGATGCATGCCGAAGAAGTGAACAGTAAGCTTCATGGCGACTGGATGGTCAAGAACATTCTGGACGGACATGGCAAGCTGATGGATATGTATGCGTCAATGGGTGACGGCAAAATGATCGAAGGCGAACTGGCCGAAGAACAGCGCGGAAGTGCTGAATATCTTAAGAACAATCCGCAATATGACAAGTACGATTTTATATCTGAGGGAGATTCTCCATCCTTCTTCTATCTGATCGATAATGGGCTGCGCAGTATGGAAGACCCTTCCTACGGCGGTTGGGGTGGACGCTTTGGCGTCGTGAACGACAAGCTGTTTAGAAACAATGTGCTTGATTACGATCCCTACACCAAACGCTATGAAGCCGAATACTCTCTGATGAGATGGTTTGACGATGTGCAGGATGATTTTGCAGCACGTGCAGACTGGGCAGTTGCAGACACTTACGAAGGTGCCAACCATAATCCGTCATTAACGATTAAGGAAGGGCTGGATCTGAGTGTTAGTCCTGGGGAGGAAGTTACTCTTCACGCGGAGGGCACTGACCCGGATGGAGATCAACTGACGTATACGTGGTGGAGATATTTCGAAGCGGACACATATGAGGATTCCAAAGTAGAACAGAACAAAGTTCAGCCAGAAATGGCGGGTGATCTGCAACTTGGATTGCATCGTGACCTTGCCAAGGATGAGCAGGTGGATACGATAAAATTGCAGGGCAGTGACACCGAAGCGGTGACATTCACCATTCCTGACGATGCCAAATCAGGCGATACCATTCATATCGTTGCCGAAGTACAAGATGATGGAGAGCATCAGTTGAAGCATTATCAACGTGTGATCCTAACCGTGAAATAA
- a CDS encoding AraC family transcriptional regulator has product MRTDDALGVVYQHYLTQEPYSQQDEHTYLLSPKAGSGNIKRVTTYSGIEILYSLVEYHQPYPTYFASETPIVELQFALSGQRHVDISGMDYSLSIGQGALIFMYDFEAWFHPPAGEPYTSFSLGIPVSLFNYAAAQLGSFKPIAFNQVLGRKVFKPIVFQLDNRIRTMIDSLIVELNNSYRSSLMMEATALEILNRFMIQLFDLAPIPSGFSREDIRKLHTAREIMEACMVDPPSLLALSRQVGLNDFKLKKGFKALFGSTVFEYLRQVRLDSAMKLLRNQDNNVTEAAIAVGYSNVSAFSQQFYRKFGVRPSEMKKIY; this is encoded by the coding sequence ATGCGCACGGATGATGCATTAGGCGTAGTATATCAGCATTACCTGACCCAGGAACCTTATAGTCAGCAGGATGAACATACGTATCTGCTCTCTCCCAAGGCGGGCAGTGGCAATATCAAAAGAGTAACGACTTACAGTGGCATTGAGATTTTATATTCCCTAGTTGAATATCATCAGCCGTATCCAACATATTTTGCATCCGAGACGCCTATTGTGGAGCTGCAATTTGCCTTGTCGGGTCAACGGCATGTTGATATTTCCGGCATGGATTATTCGTTATCCATTGGGCAGGGGGCCCTCATTTTCATGTATGATTTTGAAGCATGGTTTCATCCTCCAGCCGGGGAGCCGTATACTTCTTTTTCGCTAGGGATTCCGGTCTCTCTGTTCAATTATGCAGCGGCCCAATTGGGCAGTTTCAAGCCGATTGCGTTTAATCAGGTATTGGGGCGCAAGGTGTTCAAGCCGATTGTCTTTCAACTGGATAACCGGATACGAACGATGATCGACAGTTTGATTGTGGAGTTAAACAACAGTTATCGATCATCTTTAATGATGGAAGCGACAGCCTTGGAAATCTTGAATCGATTTATGATCCAACTGTTTGATCTGGCGCCAATCCCATCGGGATTCTCCAGAGAGGACATCCGGAAGTTACATACGGCACGGGAGATTATGGAGGCTTGCATGGTAGATCCTCCGTCCTTGCTAGCATTGTCCAGACAAGTGGGACTTAACGATTTTAAATTAAAAAAAGGATTCAAGGCACTTTTCGGAAGTACGGTCTTCGAATATTTGCGTCAGGTTCGTCTCGACAGCGCCATGAAGTTGCTGCGCAATCAGGATAACAACGTCACCGAGGCCGCCATTGCGGTCGGTTACAGCAATGTCAGTGCCTTTTCGCAGCAATTTTATCGTAAATTCGGCGTGAGGCCTTCTGAGATGAAAAAGATTTATTAA
- a CDS encoding MFS transporter: MLANAILFMAFEMLLPTLPLFVSSLGGEASQIGLVTGIFMFSAILIRPFTSVLAARIDKKYLLIIGITICAVMTGAYYLSSGIWMILVFRVIHGFGFGLATTFFATMATENIPRDRRGEGMGYFGVGETVAISIGPLIGTSLLFKYDYQSLFMGGMCILLLALLMAVFVSRKPRPLSGSVSSELPAATVKLIEKKVLFPSLLIMLVGIAAGSIMSFVALFAAERGFNNVAWFFFIVAIASFAVRLFSGKMFDRLGPGSVLLPSAVFAIAGLLVLTIAQNELQFLIAGALYGFGFGAIFPAIQTWCVNLVEEHEHENAMASFFNFFDLGIGGGSLILGVVASAFSYTVVYAISIGIFVVYILLYLVYSQKQQRYTARQLEVDIE, translated from the coding sequence ATGTTAGCCAACGCAATATTGTTTATGGCCTTTGAAATGCTGCTTCCCACCCTGCCCCTATTCGTCTCTAGTTTGGGTGGAGAAGCTTCCCAGATTGGGCTTGTTACCGGCATATTTATGTTTTCTGCCATCTTGATTCGTCCCTTCACATCTGTATTAGCAGCTCGAATAGATAAAAAATATCTGTTGATTATCGGTATAACCATCTGTGCAGTAATGACTGGCGCATACTACCTATCGTCAGGTATCTGGATGATTCTCGTGTTCCGGGTAATCCATGGATTTGGATTTGGTTTAGCGACGACATTTTTTGCAACGATGGCTACGGAAAATATACCCAGAGATCGCCGAGGAGAAGGCATGGGTTATTTCGGGGTAGGGGAAACCGTCGCCATATCCATCGGTCCACTGATCGGAACAAGCCTGTTGTTTAAGTACGACTATCAGAGTTTGTTTATGGGAGGTATGTGCATTTTGCTGTTGGCTCTCCTGATGGCCGTGTTTGTTTCCAGAAAGCCTAGACCGTTATCTGGTAGCGTAAGCTCTGAACTTCCTGCTGCGACCGTCAAGTTGATCGAAAAGAAAGTACTGTTCCCTTCGTTGCTCATTATGCTCGTTGGCATTGCAGCCGGGTCGATCATGTCCTTTGTGGCTTTATTCGCTGCCGAGAGAGGATTCAACAATGTCGCCTGGTTTTTCTTTATCGTCGCTATCGCCAGCTTCGCCGTCCGACTCTTTTCCGGAAAAATGTTTGATCGATTGGGACCAGGCTCCGTGTTATTACCTTCAGCGGTGTTTGCAATTGCAGGACTACTGGTTCTGACAATCGCCCAGAATGAGCTGCAATTCCTGATCGCTGGTGCGTTATACGGCTTTGGCTTTGGTGCTATATTCCCGGCTATTCAGACCTGGTGTGTGAATCTTGTAGAAGAACACGAGCATGAAAATGCGATGGCTTCCTTCTTTAATTTTTTTGACCTCGGGATTGGTGGTGGCTCGTTGATCTTGGGTGTGGTAGCTTCTGCATTTTCCTATACGGTGGTGTATGCTATCTCTATAGGCATTTTTGTGGTATATATCTTGTTATATTTGGTATACTCCCAAAAACAGCAGAGGTATACAGCTCGCCAACTGGAGGTAGACATTGAGTAA
- a CDS encoding LysR family transcriptional regulator: MNLEQMQYALEVEKTKSITLAASALSVTQSTISQAITRLENELGMLLFSRSRNGAFMLEQAKPILDKMKSIVDMVQTIKEDAQYIGESIRGELRLSAIPGGVPGIIPTIASMKKRYPDLKFELSESAARNIIKDVRNKQVDLGLIALYQDDMEQHLAGLHFVPIDEGVMRACVNLTNRLADQKSISLHELKNETLVLFNDELVDDFIGELSQRVGEVDVLFRTNNSEVVNAALAQLNAVTIGHEYSFTHDRSVLHYDFTTLEIEGIQRVISIGWVMRESKSSNLIIQRFLDRFQSKG; this comes from the coding sequence ATGAATTTGGAACAAATGCAATATGCACTTGAAGTGGAAAAAACAAAATCAATTACGCTGGCTGCTTCGGCCCTGTCAGTAACGCAATCCACCATCAGTCAGGCCATAACGCGATTGGAGAATGAGCTTGGCATGCTCTTGTTCAGTCGTTCCCGTAATGGTGCGTTTATGCTGGAGCAGGCCAAGCCGATTTTGGATAAAATGAAATCCATCGTGGACATGGTACAAACGATCAAAGAGGATGCCCAATATATTGGGGAGTCCATCCGTGGAGAACTGCGATTGTCAGCCATACCCGGTGGTGTACCCGGTATTATACCTACGATCGCGAGTATGAAGAAGCGGTATCCTGATCTAAAATTTGAACTTTCCGAGAGTGCTGCACGCAATATTATCAAAGATGTCCGTAACAAACAGGTGGATCTCGGTCTGATTGCCCTTTACCAAGATGATATGGAGCAGCACCTGGCAGGACTACACTTTGTACCGATTGATGAAGGCGTCATGCGCGCGTGCGTGAATCTTACGAACCGGTTGGCAGATCAAAAGTCAATCTCCTTGCACGAGTTGAAGAATGAGACGCTTGTGTTATTTAATGACGAGCTGGTGGATGATTTCATAGGGGAACTTTCACAAAGGGTAGGCGAGGTGGATGTACTATTTCGAACCAACAATTCTGAAGTAGTCAATGCCGCGCTTGCTCAATTAAATGCTGTAACGATTGGGCATGAATACTCCTTCACACATGACAGAAGTGTATTGCATTATGACTTTACCACCCTTGAGATTGAGGGCATACAACGTGTTATTTCAATTGGCTGGGTCATGCGGGAGAGCAAATCCTCGAACCTTATTATTCAACGTTTTCTGGATCGGTTTCAGTCTAAAGGGTAA
- a CDS encoding DUF1697 domain-containing protein, protein MNYVALLRGINVGGNNKVNMKQLKETFEQAGMLDVVTYINSGNIIFADHQERANANAEISHVLEQAIAADFGLQIRVMVRNMDEIHSVIQALPEEWANDDTAKSDVMFLWDEINEPSVLDKLPIKPEIGTLIYVPGAILYSVSREDASKSGMNRLVGSKVYAYMTVRNVNTTRKIYALMQAAAATR, encoded by the coding sequence ATGAACTATGTAGCTTTGTTGCGAGGTATTAATGTAGGTGGGAACAATAAAGTTAATATGAAGCAGCTGAAAGAAACGTTTGAACAAGCAGGCATGCTGGATGTCGTGACCTACATCAACTCTGGCAATATTATCTTTGCCGATCATCAGGAACGTGCCAATGCGAATGCGGAGATATCCCATGTGTTAGAACAGGCCATCGCCGCCGATTTTGGCTTACAGATCAGGGTGATGGTGCGGAATATGGATGAAATCCATAGCGTTATTCAGGCGCTGCCAGAAGAATGGGCTAATGATGACACCGCCAAAAGTGATGTGATGTTCCTCTGGGATGAGATCAATGAGCCCTCCGTGCTGGACAAGCTGCCCATCAAACCGGAAATAGGCACGCTGATCTATGTACCCGGAGCCATTTTATATTCGGTCAGCAGAGAAGATGCGTCAAAAAGTGGCATGAACAGGCTTGTGGGGTCCAAAGTCTATGCCTATATGACGGTTAGAAATGTGAATACCACACGTAAAATCTATGCACTAATGCAGGCAGCCGCTGCTACGCGTTAA
- a CDS encoding stalk domain-containing protein: MKKRNQWLAVLSMTAILTAGATSYTSMIHAADASKTTNDHVVLRTAIQNMQGTVTWNGSSRSVDIQIADTKVQLPVGTSSATINGVKIPLDSKSYITNGTTYVSSQTLQLITDQLILKQNKTGFERTASFQMPSGKAEISASTPDGQRLLVTEADNGSIAILDIADLKNINVLKTVSFHDLSAKAEVTSVTVSKDGKYGLAVIRTGDTDSEANKGLLAIVDLTTYKTVKTYELGIGPDSIALSPDGLHAVIAIEDEELNKAADEIDYANTKRPGSIMVVSFAGGNVLEGEITSLPVSLDNVEGAIYKHDPQPEYVAISPDSKTAAITLQENNVVAIVDLETKKISSIFALGTTSHQADLKDDGIVQFKETLTARYEPDGIAFSAGGNYLLTANEGDLGKDEFEDGVKAGGRNIAVWNLQGQRMYDSQNLIDEATAMVGLYPDDRSPNKGSEVENLTVATVDGTTYAAVASERADAILFFDLADPVNPDYLGLIPTAGESPEGIHRVNGRSLFVSADESTGTLSFFAKK, translated from the coding sequence TTGAAAAAGAGAAATCAATGGCTTGCCGTTCTGTCGATGACTGCTATTCTAACCGCTGGAGCAACAAGCTACACATCCATGATTCATGCTGCTGACGCAAGTAAAACCACCAATGATCATGTCGTATTGCGTACAGCCATACAGAATATGCAGGGTACGGTTACATGGAACGGAAGCAGTCGCAGTGTTGATATCCAGATCGCAGATACCAAAGTACAACTTCCTGTAGGAACGTCCTCAGCCACCATCAACGGTGTGAAAATTCCTCTGGATAGTAAAAGCTATATCACCAACGGGACAACGTATGTATCTTCCCAAACACTTCAATTAATCACGGATCAATTGATCCTGAAACAAAATAAAACCGGTTTTGAACGGACCGCATCCTTCCAGATGCCCAGTGGCAAAGCAGAAATATCAGCCTCTACGCCAGATGGACAGCGCCTGCTTGTAACCGAAGCGGACAATGGCAGCATTGCCATACTGGATATTGCTGACCTAAAAAACATCAATGTATTGAAGACGGTCAGCTTCCATGACCTCTCCGCCAAAGCTGAAGTCACAAGCGTAACCGTGTCCAAAGATGGCAAATATGGTCTTGCAGTTATTCGCACAGGGGATACGGACAGTGAAGCAAACAAAGGTTTACTTGCCATTGTGGATCTGACAACCTACAAAACGGTAAAAACATATGAACTCGGTATTGGTCCTGACTCGATTGCACTGTCACCTGACGGTCTGCATGCGGTGATCGCGATAGAGGATGAAGAACTGAATAAAGCTGCCGATGAAATTGACTATGCCAACACCAAACGTCCGGGTAGCATTATGGTTGTATCTTTTGCTGGCGGGAACGTATTGGAGGGTGAAATCACGAGCTTGCCGGTATCACTGGACAATGTAGAAGGTGCTATCTATAAGCATGATCCACAGCCGGAGTATGTTGCCATTAGTCCGGATAGCAAAACAGCAGCCATCACGTTACAGGAGAACAATGTCGTGGCCATCGTAGATCTGGAGACCAAAAAGATCAGCTCCATCTTCGCGCTGGGTACCACTTCACATCAAGCAGACCTGAAAGATGACGGTATCGTTCAGTTTAAAGAGACGTTGACCGCTCGTTATGAACCGGATGGGATTGCTTTCTCGGCAGGTGGTAACTACCTGCTGACAGCCAATGAAGGGGACTTGGGCAAGGATGAATTTGAGGATGGTGTAAAAGCAGGCGGACGTAATATTGCTGTCTGGAATCTGCAAGGCCAACGGATGTACGATAGCCAAAACCTCATTGACGAGGCAACCGCCATGGTTGGCTTGTACCCTGATGATCGTAGCCCCAACAAAGGTAGCGAAGTGGAGAATCTGACCGTTGCTACTGTAGACGGCACAACATATGCCGCGGTAGCTTCCGAACGGGCAGATGCCATTTTGTTCTTCGATCTTGCTGATCCGGTCAATCCGGACTATCTGGGTCTGATCCCTACAGCCGGAGAGTCGCCGGAGGGAATCCATCGGGTAAATGGACGCAGTCTGTTTGTGAGTGCTGATGAAAGCACGGGAACACTTAGTTTTTTTGCCAAGAAATAG
- a CDS encoding TetR/AcrR family transcriptional regulator: MSKKRIKEIAIQHFNRLGYEGTKMAQIAEEAGIRKQSLAYHYSSKKALLLELYEEVVQEEQQFVRQFFSESVTQTLDQQLYAFLHEHKNRFLTHPNVAFMYILSFITPLEVHDFVLAQYRTYLGTLKEELAAVFTRHPDIRLSPEEATVAFVTVMDGLDVQLVYETRQSYEQALAITWNVFWSGIQR, from the coding sequence TTGAGTAAAAAACGAATCAAAGAAATTGCCATTCAACATTTTAATCGTCTGGGTTACGAGGGGACCAAGATGGCGCAGATTGCCGAAGAGGCAGGCATTCGCAAGCAATCTCTGGCTTATCATTATTCATCCAAAAAAGCGTTATTGCTGGAGTTATATGAGGAAGTCGTGCAGGAGGAACAGCAGTTTGTACGCCAATTCTTCAGCGAGTCTGTTACCCAAACTCTGGATCAGCAGCTATATGCTTTTTTGCATGAACACAAAAATCGCTTCCTGACTCACCCGAACGTTGCTTTTATGTATATCCTTTCCTTTATCACACCGCTTGAGGTGCATGATTTTGTGCTGGCCCAATATCGAACGTACCTCGGGACACTGAAGGAAGAGCTGGCAGCCGTATTTACCAGACATCCTGATATACGCCTGAGTCCGGAAGAAGCCACCGTAGCCTTTGTCACCGTGATGGATGGATTGGATGTACAGCTCGTGTATGAGACACGACAATCCTATGAACAAGCTTTGGCGATCACCTGGAATGTCTTCTGGTCAGGCATCCAGCGCTAA
- a CDS encoding MFS transporter, with protein sequence MNRIRGSIFFSVFAAMLGLMLIAPIMPPLIRELGMKESHSGLIISLGSIMMAVMAPVWGRFSDLKGRKPIILIGFIGMSVSFALFALALYGGLNAWIGGGVLLTLLIVTRSLIGMFIPAVLSSAQAYMGDVTEGEERGSGMAIISAANGLGLVFGPAIAGAFTIIGLLWPLYFGIFIAIAAFIIALLLIPAAKPVIQAKPPKVNPFQRGLRMYLAAGLVTMIGIMTLQVVGGFYFQDQLALSPAATARMVSFGLMFSGAAMLIMQVIQMKWLKWQPRPMILLGSLFLIASMILFLVFTQLPMYYFSFFLFGMGSGLMMPGFMAGASLAVSKEQQGGAAGLVAAIQGISAVITPILTTTLYQVDKHIPFTLVAVLVVFMAIMMLGMRKNQPQSVAGSH encoded by the coding sequence ATGAACCGAATCAGAGGAAGTATTTTTTTTAGCGTATTTGCAGCGATGTTGGGTCTGATGCTGATTGCACCCATTATGCCGCCGCTTATTCGCGAGTTGGGCATGAAAGAAAGTCATTCCGGTCTTATTATTTCGCTTGGTTCCATTATGATGGCGGTTATGGCTCCGGTATGGGGCAGATTCAGTGATCTGAAGGGTAGAAAACCCATCATATTGATTGGGTTCATAGGGATGTCTGTTAGCTTTGCATTATTTGCCCTGGCATTGTATGGGGGATTGAATGCATGGATTGGAGGAGGCGTGTTGCTTACCCTTCTGATTGTGACGCGCAGTCTGATCGGCATGTTTATACCAGCCGTACTCTCTTCTGCTCAAGCCTATATGGGTGATGTGACAGAAGGGGAGGAGCGGGGAAGCGGGATGGCGATTATCAGCGCTGCCAATGGACTCGGCCTTGTATTTGGACCCGCCATTGCAGGAGCATTTACGATCATCGGTCTGCTGTGGCCACTTTATTTTGGCATTTTTATAGCGATTGCTGCGTTTATTATCGCTTTGTTGTTAATTCCAGCAGCCAAACCCGTCATTCAGGCAAAGCCGCCTAAAGTCAACCCATTCCAACGCGGTCTACGAATGTACCTTGCTGCCGGCTTGGTTACGATGATTGGCATCATGACATTGCAGGTTGTCGGGGGATTTTATTTTCAGGATCAACTGGCTCTATCTCCAGCGGCGACGGCCCGAATGGTTTCGTTTGGACTCATGTTTTCCGGAGCAGCCATGTTGATCATGCAAGTCATTCAGATGAAGTGGTTGAAATGGCAGCCGCGTCCGATGATTTTGCTAGGGTCCCTTTTCCTGATCGCAAGCATGATCCTGTTTCTTGTATTCACCCAGTTGCCCATGTACTATTTCTCATTCTTCCTGTTCGGTATGGGTTCGGGTCTGATGATGCCGGGGTTCATGGCAGGTGCTTCGCTCGCGGTTAGCAAAGAACAGCAGGGAGGAGCAGCGGGATTGGTAGCAGCGATTCAGGGGATATCCGCCGTCATTACTCCAATACTTACAACGACACTCTATCAGGTGGACAAACATATTCCATTTACGCTCGTGGCTGTTCTGGTTGTTTTCATGGCAATCATGATGCTGGGAATGAGAAAGAACCAGCCCCAATCGGTAGCCGGATCTCATTAG
- a CDS encoding SDR family NAD(P)-dependent oxidoreductase, which produces MNTFENRFAGKVAIVTGGASGIGYAIARRLVQEGASVLAADLNTERLEAIQGELGERFVGVKANVTVETDVEDMVQAAVKRFGKLDLAFNVAGASRAGVITELSEKDWDFTVDLCMKGVFLSMKHEAIEMAKHGGGAIVNVASLNSQVPMYAGSAYASAKAGVEMLTKNGALEMARNGIRVNAILPGLIDTPLTAELLSNADIKEAYMERIPMKRAAQPEEMTGPALFLASEDAGYVSGSSLIVDGAWATTGYPDLSRWF; this is translated from the coding sequence ATGAATACGTTTGAGAACCGTTTTGCGGGTAAAGTAGCCATTGTTACGGGCGGAGCATCCGGTATCGGTTATGCCATTGCAAGACGACTTGTCCAAGAAGGGGCTTCTGTACTTGCCGCTGATTTGAATACTGAACGTTTGGAAGCGATCCAAGGCGAACTTGGGGAACGTTTTGTCGGGGTTAAAGCCAATGTGACCGTCGAAACAGATGTGGAGGACATGGTTCAAGCCGCAGTTAAACGATTCGGAAAGCTGGATCTGGCCTTTAATGTGGCTGGTGCATCCCGAGCAGGCGTAATCACTGAACTCTCCGAGAAGGACTGGGATTTTACCGTGGACCTATGTATGAAGGGAGTCTTCCTGAGCATGAAACACGAAGCGATTGAGATGGCCAAACATGGTGGCGGAGCCATTGTGAACGTAGCTTCTCTCAACTCCCAGGTACCTATGTATGCCGGATCAGCCTATGCTTCTGCCAAAGCTGGCGTCGAAATGCTCACCAAGAACGGAGCGCTTGAAATGGCTCGCAACGGTATTCGCGTGAATGCTATCCTTCCTGGCCTGATCGATACACCGCTAACTGCGGAACTGCTCTCCAATGCAGATATTAAAGAAGCTTATATGGAGCGCATTCCTATGAAACGGGCTGCACAGCCGGAAGAAATGACAGGACCTGCCTTGTTCCTCGCGAGTGAGGATGCGGGTTATGTATCGGGTTCCAGTCTGATCGTGGATGGTGCTTGGGCGACTACCGGTTATCCTGACTTGAGCCGCTGGTTCTAA